Within the Flavobacteriales bacterium genome, the region TACTATTCCAGGTCGGAAGCATTGAACACGCAACTGGCTGCGCTGATTGATACGCTCCGCCCCTCGCCTATTTCAGAGTATTTCTCGGCTCTGGTAATCACTTCCTTGCGCGCCAAACACCGAGCTACAACGGTAAACGCCATCCTGGCTCATCGCGAAAAGCGAAAAGAAGACAAGGAACATTGGTTGGAAAAAGGCAGAGAGATTCGATTACAAGGAGTTGGTCTGGTACACAAACTGGAGTTGAACTATAAATACAACGCTGAATACCTGTACAGTGAACGTTTCAGTCATACTTCGTACCCACATGGCTATCTGTATGCTCCGCACACGCTTCACTTCTGGAAACGAGAAGAAGAGCAGGCACGCAGAAATCGATGGGGCTACAATTTCATGAGCATTTGGAAAGTGGGAAGGATAATTGGGTTATGATTTTTCGGTTTAGTCCTTGAAGTAGGACAGAGAAGACTCACTTTGAATTCGAAATAATGGAACTCCAAATCAATCTATTTATATTAACCTAGTTACACAAATTGACAATAACCGAATAAGCATTAACGCTTTCTTAAAACCCTGCAAAGGCCGCCTAAGACTATTTTATATCTTGGCGGCCTTTCTGTTTGAATGGGACCAAACTCATACTTAATTACTGTGTATGTCATTTTTTGATAATCTCTCTCTTGAAGCTCAGCGTGTAATGACCGAATACGAGGTCACCGAACTGATGATCTACGGAGGGCCTGTATTTATTGCACTTATTGTGGTGGAGATCATCTTCAGTCTCAAATACAACCCCGAACTGTACCAGTGGAAGGATCTGGCCACCAGTGGCACCATGGGTGTTGGCGCTGCTTTCTTGGCTGGCGCGGCCAAAGCATTCTCTTTGATCGTGTTTGCCGTTGTTTACATTCTATTCAATCCAGAAGGAGAAGATGGCGTGCGACACAACATCATGGGCGGTTGGGCTGCATTTGGTTTGGGCACATGGTATATCTGGCTCATTTGCCAAGTGCTGGATGATTTCAGCTACTATATGGTTCATCGTGCCAATCATGAAGTGCGCTTTTTGTGGGCTGCCCATATTGTGCATCATTCATCCGACCATTTCAACTTGGGAACTGCGGTGAGAAACGGTTGGGTCACGCTCTTCTACAAACCTTTCTTCTATATGTGGATATGTGCCCTTGGCTTCCACCCTATCATGTTGATGACCTGCCTCAGCATTGAAGCATTTTGGCAATACCAATTACATGTGCAATGGATGCCGCGTTTGGGTTTCTTGGAAAAGATATTCAACCTTCACAAGCACCACGAAGTACATCATTCATCCGATATTGAATACTTGGACAAGAACCATGGCGGTTACCTGATCATCTTCGATAAAATGTTCGGCACTTTCAAGGATAAGGACGATAGCAAGACCATCAAATACGGTGTGTTGCATCCACCAAAATCACACAATCCAGTAGAAGTGCTTTCGCACGAATACGTCCATATTTGGCAAGATGTAATGAAAGCCAAGACTTGGAAAGGTCGTTTCATGTACATTTTCGGCCCTCCCGGATGGACCGAAGATGGTACCGGAAAAACCACCAAGATGATGCAACGCGAATTGGCTGAACTTCAAAAAAAGGCTGCCTGAAAAATTGAATTCAAGCTTCATCACTATTTGAGTTCAATAATTCAATTATTCGCTAATTTTATGGCCGAATTCAACATACATTCCCGTTTAGCGGAGAAGAATTAGTAAAGGTGATGACAGCAAGCAACAAGACATATTCCGTAAAACCAATTTGGTTTACCGATGGTCAGGCTTTGTGTGTCAACGAGTCAAATTCTCTAGTTGTTAAATACGCAGCATCTTACTTTCCTGAAGCCCGTCCCTGCATTCTGAGGCGACTGAGGGTCTGAGTCGACTTGCTTTGATGGCCTCTTTTATGGCCGCAGGTCTAATCTCATATTCAATCAGTAGAAAGTAATTAGCTTTTAGTATTCATGCAGTTTACCGTATTGGTGGCCACCAGTGGTCACAGATCATATTCAACCATCATCTGTCAGATGATGGAAGACGCAGCCAAACTCCGAGGCACAGGCATTGCCAAACGCGAACCATCGTATATCGAAACGAAGATGGACGAAGGCAAAGCAGTGATTGCCTTTGATGGTGACCTTGTGGTCGGTTTCTGCTACATCGAAACCTGGGAAGGCAAGAAATACGTGGCCAACTCAGGTCTTATCGTGCATCCTGAATACCGAAAGACAGGATTGGCACGTGCCATCAAAAAAGCAGTGTTCGATCTATCGAAAGAGAAGTATCCGAACTCACTGCTTTTCGGCATCACCACCAGTCTTCCTGTAATGAAGATCAACTCCGATCTTGGTTACAAACCTGTCACTTTCTCTGAACTCACACAGGATGATGCCTTTTGGAAAGGCTGCCAAAGCTGCGTGAACCACGATGTGCTTCAACGTACCAATCGGACCATGTGTCTTTGTACAGGCATGATGTGCGACCTAAGCAAGGTTCCTGCAAAATCTGACCTTAAAGCCGACCAAAAAGCATGGGATAGCTTCAAAGGATTTATGAAACAACGCGGCCAACGCATTCAACGAAAACTCGATATTTTCCCTTTTCTAAAACCAGCCCTGAAATCTATTCCAGATGAAAAACAATAAAGTGCTTTTGGCCTTCAGTGGAGGGCTCGACACTTCATACTGCGCCAAATACTTGGCCATCGACCTAGGTCTTGAAGTGCATTCTGCCATTGTGAACACAGGCGGTTTCTCTTCAGAGGAATTGGAAGCGATTGCCCAAAAGGCAAGCAATCTGGGAGTTGTTTCCCATACCACATTAGAAGAAACGGATGCTTACTACCAGAACATTATCCGCTTTTTGATCTACGGAAATGTGCTGAAAAACAACACCTATCCCCTTTCGGTAAGTGCCGAGCGCATCTATCAGGCCATTGCCTTGGCAGAATATGCCAAGAAGATCGGAGCTACCCGAATTGCACACGGAAGTACAGGTGCCGGCAACGACCAGGTTCGTTTCGACCTTGTATTCCAATTGCTCGTCCCTGAAATTGAGATCATCACGCCTGTTCGCGACCAACGACTGTCGCGCATGCAAGAGATTGAATACTTGGCCAAGCATGGCCTCGACCTCGAATGGAAGAAAGCGCAGTATTCCATCAACAAAGGCCTTTGGGGAACAAGCGTTGGAGGTGCGGAAACGCTTACCTCACACCAATCGCTGCCCGATTCGGCTTTTCCAAGCCCGCTGAAGGAATCGACTCCATCCACCGTCACGCTGCATTTTGAGAAAGGCGAACTGGTAGGATTGAACGATGAGATGATGACTCCAGTAAAAGCCATTCAGTCCTTGGAGAAACTGGCTTCTGCCTATGCCATTGGCCGCGACATTCACGTGGGCGATACCATCATCGGCATCAAAGGCCGCGTGGGTTTTGAAGCTGCAGCCGCATCCATCATCATCAAGGCACATCATACCTTGGAAAAACACACGCTTTCCAAGTGGCAAGCCCACTGGAAACAACAATTGGGTGATTGGTACGGCATGTTCATTCACGAAGCGCAGTA harbors:
- a CDS encoding argininosuccinate synthase, whose amino-acid sequence is MKNNKVLLAFSGGLDTSYCAKYLAIDLGLEVHSAIVNTGGFSSEELEAIAQKASNLGVVSHTTLEETDAYYQNIIRFLIYGNVLKNNTYPLSVSAERIYQAIALAEYAKKIGATRIAHGSTGAGNDQVRFDLVFQLLVPEIEIITPVRDQRLSRMQEIEYLAKHGLDLEWKKAQYSINKGLWGTSVGGAETLTSHQSLPDSAFPSPLKESTPSTVTLHFEKGELVGLNDEMMTPVKAIQSLEKLASAYAIGRDIHVGDTIIGIKGRVGFEAAAASIIIKAHHTLEKHTLSKWQAHWKQQLGDWYGMFIHEAQYFEPVMRNIETFLEDTQSTVSGKVFVELLPYRFVVQGIESPFDLMKSGFGEYGEMNNRWSGDDVKGFTRMLANPMLIHRHVALKNKQES
- a CDS encoding sterol desaturase family protein, which produces MTEYEVTELMIYGGPVFIALIVVEIIFSLKYNPELYQWKDLATSGTMGVGAAFLAGAAKAFSLIVFAVVYILFNPEGEDGVRHNIMGGWAAFGLGTWYIWLICQVLDDFSYYMVHRANHEVRFLWAAHIVHHSSDHFNLGTAVRNGWVTLFYKPFFYMWICALGFHPIMLMTCLSIEAFWQYQLHVQWMPRLGFLEKIFNLHKHHEVHHSSDIEYLDKNHGGYLIIFDKMFGTFKDKDDSKTIKYGVLHPPKSHNPVEVLSHEYVHIWQDVMKAKTWKGRFMYIFGPPGWTEDGTGKTTKMMQRELAELQKKAA
- a CDS encoding GNAT family N-acetyltransferase, producing MQFTVLVATSGHRSYSTIICQMMEDAAKLRGTGIAKREPSYIETKMDEGKAVIAFDGDLVVGFCYIETWEGKKYVANSGLIVHPEYRKTGLARAIKKAVFDLSKEKYPNSLLFGITTSLPVMKINSDLGYKPVTFSELTQDDAFWKGCQSCVNHDVLQRTNRTMCLCTGMMCDLSKVPAKSDLKADQKAWDSFKGFMKQRGQRIQRKLDIFPFLKPALKSIPDEKQ